TGAAGCAGGCCTGGCAGACCGAATCCCTGCCGTGATCAGGATTTCAGGGCTTTCCCACAGCTACGGCGGCATTCCCGTCCTCAAGGACATCAACCTGGAACTGGCCGACGGCGAATTTGTCGCCGTCATTGGCCCCAACGGCGCGGGAAAATCCACCCTGGTCAAACTCATCCTCGGCCTTTTACCCTTGCAGAGCGGCTCCATCGAAATTGACGGCCAGCCGCATCTGGAGTGGCTTAAAGCCCACCCTCTGGGCTATCTGCCCCAGCATGAGGAATTCGACCGGAAATTTCCCGCCACCGCCCTCGACCTCGTTCTGCTGGGTTTGGCTGGCGAACTGGGGGGGGGGGAAAGATTCCGAACTTCCCACAAGGACCGGGCGCGGCAGGCTTTGGCTAAAACCAAAATTGGGAACCTGGCGAATAAGCAGATCGGAAGCCTCTCCGGCGGAGAGCTTCAACGCGTTTACCTGGCCCGGGCGCTCGTATCCGACAGCGATTACCTGATCCTGGACGAGCCGGAGGCCTCTGTGGACTTGCCTGGCGTGCAGAGCTTCTTTTCCCTCCTGAAGGACCTCAACGAGGCAGGTAAAACCATTATCACCATCTCCCACGACCTTCACACCCTCACCGAATACTGCAGCTTCCTGGTTTGCCTCAACCGCCGCCTCCACTGCCACACCCAGACCGATCTGGTGAACGCCGAAATCATCCAAAAAACCTTCGGCGATACCGTTCGCATCATCGAAAAGCACTACTGATGTTTTCATTTTTGGTTCACGCCCTGTTCGCCGCGCTGCTCTCCTCGGTTTGCCTGGCGCTCTTTTCGCCTTTTGTGACCCTGCGCCGGGTGTCCTATCTGGGCGAAGCGCTTTCCCATATCGCCTTTGCCGGGATTGCGCTGGCGCTCTTGCTGGGGCTGAACCTGCAACTCACCACCCTCATCTTTGTGATCGCCGTGGCCCTGGCCATCACCTGGCTGGCCCGACGCCGCGAGCTTCAGGAAGCGAACACCATCACCATTTTCCTCAGCGTCTCCATGGCCCTGGGAATCATCCTGATTTCCCTCCGCCGCGGCTACAGCTTCGATCTGGCCAGCTATCTCTTCGGCAACGTTCTGCTGGCCTCGTCAGCGGATCTCTGGATGCTGGGAATCCTCATGACGGTGAATATCGGCTTCATCGCTTTCTTTTACAAAGAGCTTTTTTACCTTTCCTACAATCCCGACCTAGCCAAGTTTTACCGCTTGCCGGTGCGGATGGTGGACCGCCTCTTCATGATCCTCCTGGCCGCCAATATCGTGATAACTCTGCGCGCGGCCGGCATCATCCTGGTGAGCGCCCAGCTCATCCTGCCTGCCGCCACAGCCTTCAATCTGGTGAAACGCCTCGACCACGCCGTGGTGGCCTGCGCCTTTATTGCCATTCTCGCTGCGACGGGCGGTTTCGCGCTCTCCTGGTGGCTCAATCTGCCCACCGGCGCCAACATCGTCCTCCTCGAATTCCTGCTCTACCTGCTCAGCCTTCTTTTCCGTCCCCGCTCCGCGTGACTTGGAAATCTATTCCTCCTTTGCCCCATCCCACTCACATCCCATTCACTTCCCGCTGACTTCCCGCTTGCCAAACGGGAACTCAACGAGAGGCAAGTGAGAGGCAAATGGGATGGGGCAAAGGAGGAATAGATTGGGAGTAAAGAAGTTACGAACTATATCCCGGAGATGAATTTCACCAGGAAGTCGGGCTGGTAGGTCAGTTTGGCTTGACGAAGGCCTTTCAGGCCCATGTCCTGTTCTCGGTTAATCCAGGTGTATTTTCCCTTCAGGTGGCGGGCTGTTTCCCAGTTGATGAGTTGGGCGCTGCCTTTCATGTCGGGGTCGTATTTCTCGAAGTGGATGGTGATCATGTCCGGGTTGACAGGTGAAAAAATAGAGTAGGCTGAAATCTTGTTATGGTGGCAGATGATGATGCCGTCCACGGGCAGCTCGTTCCACATGGCCAGGGTGTTCTGGATGGCTTGGAACTCCGTTTTCAGATAGGCTCCGTCAACGTTGCGTTCGCGTTTCCACTTTTCAGTGAAGCGCAGCAAAACATCGTGTTTTTCCGGGGTCACTGGCAACACGTGGTAATCTGGATATGAACGCGCGAACTGGGATACGAGGTTTTTCTTCTTTGCCATTTTTTTGCCGCTGAGGTTCACCAGTTTTTCCACTGCATAGGCGTAATCGGCCCAGTCTCGGTCTTCCTGGAGAGTGAAGAAGTTCTCCAGGTCGGGATTGGTCTGCGGCCAGTTTTCCGGGATGAGGATGAGTTTTGCTTCAGGGTCTGTGGCTCGGAAAGCGTCCAGCAGTTCACGCAAGTCGGAAGAGGCAAGGCCGGGCCCCACGGGGAAGAAAAGATAGGCGTGTTTGGGGCTGTAAAGCACCAAATGGTCGCGCCAGAGGGTGAATTGGTTGTTGTAAATCTTGCCCCAGGTGAGCAGGTTGACCACCGCGTAATCGCAGTTCTGGCGCGGCCAGCGGTCAAGATACTGGCGCAGCAAGGGCACATCGGCGGTGGTAAGTGTTTTCAGTTCAGGCAGATCCAAATGCGCCTCACTCCATTTTAAGCAGCATGGGCGTGTAATCCTGCATCCGGGCAAAACCCAGCCGTTCGTAGAAATCCTCGTGGCCGGGTTCGGAAATCAGACCGATCCACTGGATGCCCTTGGCACGGAGG
This sequence is a window from Candidatus Cloacimonadota bacterium. Protein-coding genes within it:
- a CDS encoding metal ABC transporter permease, which gives rise to MFSFLVHALFAALLSSVCLALFSPFVTLRRVSYLGEALSHIAFAGIALALLLGLNLQLTTLIFVIAVALAITWLARRRELQEANTITIFLSVSMALGIILISLRRGYSFDLASYLFGNVLLASSADLWMLGILMTVNIGFIAFFYKELFYLSYNPDLAKFYRLPVRMVDRLFMILLAANIVITLRAAGIILVSAQLILPAATAFNLVKRLDHAVVACAFIAILAATGGFALSWWLNLPTGANIVLLEFLLYLLSLLFRPRSA
- a CDS encoding metal ABC transporter ATP-binding protein — translated: MIRISGLSHSYGGIPVLKDINLELADGEFVAVIGPNGAGKSTLVKLILGLLPLQSGSIEIDGQPHLEWLKAHPLGYLPQHEEFDRKFPATALDLVLLGLAGELGGGERFRTSHKDRARQALAKTKIGNLANKQIGSLSGGELQRVYLARALVSDSDYLILDEPEASVDLPGVQSFFSLLKDLNEAGKTIITISHDLHTLTEYCSFLVCLNRRLHCHTQTDLVNAEIIQKTFGDTVRIIEKHY
- a CDS encoding DUF2156 domain-containing protein, with product MPELKTLTTADVPLLRQYLDRWPRQNCDYAVVNLLTWGKIYNNQFTLWRDHLVLYSPKHAYLFFPVGPGLASSDLRELLDAFRATDPEAKLILIPENWPQTNPDLENFFTLQEDRDWADYAYAVEKLVNLSGKKMAKKKNLVSQFARSYPDYHVLPVTPEKHDVLLRFTEKWKRERNVDGAYLKTEFQAIQNTLAMWNELPVDGIIICHHNKISAYSIFSPVNPDMITIHFEKYDPDMKGSAQLINWETARHLKGKYTWINREQDMGLKGLRQAKLTYQPDFLVKFISGI